The Vicinamibacterales bacterium genome contains the following window.
CGGAGATAACGTTTTTAGCAGGAGATTGCAACAATGCAATGATGTCTGCCACCAATTCTTCCTTAGATTTAAGGTTTACCAGGGCATCTAACTGATTATCGCCAATGAATACTGCTGAATCGATGTATGCAGCTTTCAGTACCGGTTTATCACCCGATTTTCTCAATTGCTTGATCAGTTTAGCCGGAGCATTTGCTGATTTTGAGAATAAAAGAGATGAGGATCCTTTAAGTACGTCAAACATTTCGCTAAAATCGCCTTCAGAGGCTTCCATGGCCTTTCTGATCAGCTTATTCTTAGCGACCTGCATTTTGATATCGTTCTCGAAACATTTGCGGCGAATATCATTTACTTTTGCTACAGACAGGTTTGCCGTATCGGTAATATAAAAATTACCATACTCAGCAATCGTCTCTGTTAAAGCAAGAACAACTTCGTGTTTTTCTTCTTTTCTCATGATTAGATTCCCGCTACTGATTTAGTTTCAATTTCGATTCCCGGACTCATTGTCGACGACATGTGAATGCTCTTGAAATAAGTTCCTTTTGCAGCTGATGGTTTCAATTTAGAGATCGTTTGAATTACTTCTAACGCATTCTCATAAATCTTATCAGCATCAAAGGATACTTTTCCGATAGAAGCATGAATGATTCCTGTTTTGTCAACTTTGAAGTCAATCTTACCGCCTTTTACATCAGTTACGGCTTTACCCACATCCGGGGTAACAGTTCCTGATTTAGGATTTGGCATCAGGTTCCTTGGGCCTAAAACACGGCCAAGTTTACCTACTTTTGCCATCACACTAGGCATAGTAATAATGATATCAACGTCAGTCCATCCACCTTCTATTTTGGCAATATATTCATCCAAACCTACGTAATCTGCTCCGGCTGCTAAAGCCTCTGCTTCCTTATCAGGAGTGCAAAGAACTAATACACGGACAGTTTTACCGGTACCATGAGGGAGGTTTGCAATACCACGTACCATTTGATTCGCTTTACGCGGATCTACGCCTAAGCGTACATCAAGGTCAACTGATGCATCAAATTTAGTAGTTGTGATATCTTTAACCAAAGCCGAAGCCTGAGTCAATGAGTATGCTTTCCCATCCTCAATTTTGGAATGTGCCAATTTTTGATTTTTTGTTAATCTAGCCACTTCTTAAACTGATTTTGTATAATTAATTGTTCCAGGGTGCATCACCGCTAACGGTAATTCCCATACTGCGTGCTGTACCAGCAA
Protein-coding sequences here:
- the rplJ gene encoding 50S ribosomal protein L10, with the translated sequence MRKEEKHEVVLALTETIAEYGNFYITDTANLSVAKVNDIRRKCFENDIKMQVAKNKLIRKAMEASEGDFSEMFDVLKGSSSLLFSKSANAPAKLIKQLRKSGDKPVLKAAYIDSAVFIGDNQLDALVNLKSKEELVADIIALLQSPAKNVISGLQSGGNKLAGIVKTLQERG
- the rplA gene encoding 50S ribosomal protein L1, with product MARLTKNQKLAHSKIEDGKAYSLTQASALVKDITTTKFDASVDLDVRLGVDPRKANQMVRGIANLPHGTGKTVRVLVLCTPDKEAEALAAGADYVGLDEYIAKIEGGWTDVDIIITMPSVMAKVGKLGRVLGPRNLMPNPKSGTVTPDVGKAVTDVKGGKIDFKVDKTGIIHASIGKVSFDADKIYENALEVIQTISKLKPSAAKGTYFKSIHMSSTMSPGIEIETKSVAGI